One window of the Perca flavescens isolate YP-PL-M2 chromosome 5, PFLA_1.0, whole genome shotgun sequence genome contains the following:
- the ptger4a gene encoding prostaglandin E receptor 4 (subtype EP4) a → MNHYNESMTGKTMVPTIPSIMFIFGVVGNVIAIVVLCKSRKEQKETTFYTLVCGLAVTDLLGTLLASPVTIATYVKGSWPGEDPLCQYFGFTLLFFSLAGLSIICAMSVERYVAINHAYFYNDYVDQKLAGLTLLAIYISNALFCALPISGFGQVKKQYPQTWCFLEWRSNKTSDAAYSYMYAGFSSILILATVICNVLVCVALIRMHRRFVRRMSLGTDQGRNVDPQRRGRSFGRLAGAEIQMVILLIGTSIVVLICSIPLVAQVFLNQLYKTPVELRLEKNPDLRAIRFASFNPILDPWIYILLRKAVLLKLIEKIKCLFCKMGARRQQRQENFNCIDAHQLSSAISNRDSHSLVSQNLQDFTCSSQTFLYLQEGSEMYNESCYEADRVSGLRPSSVRNSQASYSSEQGSVEVQSREGTNVYRDLSALPCPKDPALQVSLSTETVEEKCI, encoded by the exons ATGAATCATTATAATGAATCCATGACAGGGAAAACCATGGTCCCGACCATTCCGTCTATTATGTTCATTTTCGGGGTTGTTGGGAATGTCATCGCCATCGTGGTTCTTTGTAAATCTCGCAAAGAACAGAAAGAAACCACGTTTTACACGCTGGTGTGTGGACTGGCCGTCACGGACCTCCTGGGCACACTGCTGGCCAGTCCGGTCACCATCGCCACTTATGTGAAAGGCTCGTGGCCCGGAGAGGACCCGCTGTGCCAGTACTTTGGATTCACCttgcttttcttctctctgGCGGGGCTCAGTATCATCTGCGCCATGTCGGTGGAGAGATACGTCGCTATAAACCATGCTTACTTCTACAATGACTATGTGGACCAAAAACTGGCGGGTTTGACTCTTTTGGCTATCTACATCTCAAACGCGCTTTTCTGCGCCCTGCCGATAAGCGGCTTTGGACAGGTGAAGAAGCAATACCCGCAAACTTGGTGTTTTTTAGAGTGGAGGAGCAACAAGACCAGCGATGCCGCTTACTCCTATATGTATGCGGGTTTCAGCTCTATTCTTATTCTCGCCACTGTTATCTGTAACGTGCTGGTGTGCGTGGCTTTGATCCGGATGCACCGACGCTTCGTACGCAGGATGTCACTGGGAACCGATCAGGGGCGCAACGTGGACCCGCAGAGGAGAGGACGCAGCTTTGGACGTCTGGCCGGTGCAGAGATTCAGATGGTCATTCTTCTTATAGGCACTTCGATAGTGGTGCTTATTTGCTCCATCCCACTTGTT GCTCAGGTGTTTTTGAACCAGCTGTATAAGACTCCAGTGGAGCTGAGGTTGGAGAAAAACCCTGATCTACGAGCGATACGCTTCGCCTCTTTTAACCCCATTCTTGACCCCTGGATCTACATCCTGCTCCGCAAGGCTGTTCTTCTCAAACTCATTGAAAAAATCAAGTGCTTGTTTTGCAAGATGGGAGCACGGAGGCAACAGAGACAGGAAAACTTCAACTGTATAGATGCTCATCAACTCTCCTCTGCCATCTCTAACCGGGACTCACACTCCCTGGTTTCTCAAAACCTGCAAGACTTCACCTGCAGctcccagaccttcctctacctGCAAGAGGGAAGTGAAATGTACAACGAAAGCTGCTATGAAGCAGATAGAGTCTCTGGTTTACGACCTTCATCGGTCAGAAACTCACAAGCTTCCTATTCGTCTGAGCAGGGCAGCGTTGAGGTTCAGAGTAGAGAAGGGACAAATGTATATAGGGACCTTTCAGCTCTGCCATGCCCAAAAGACCCAGCACTTCAGGTGTCGTTAAGCACTGAGACAGTGGAGGAGAAATGTATCTGA